Proteins found in one Maridesulfovibrio sp. genomic segment:
- a CDS encoding endo alpha-1,4 polygalactosaminidase encodes MYGILEQRCAGNSSGNGCSYVHRFCTIILIVISFSLFGRTFAFGGSNAVSSWACYYGSEDRTAQLSGFDLLVSAPGGQDPALLRANGAKVLAYVSLGEVEENGPYYDEAKKLGLLVRHNENWNSWVVDVRSPKWRELLFARIIPDALSAGYDGLFFDTLDSPIDMQRRDPDKYKGTERSCVDLVRTIRENFPKLLLCQNRGFEIVRRTAPYLDYLLIEGLSSSMDIATLTRTDVSKNDRDFLIAKVESALKANPKLQILTLDYVPADDEQEIKKAYEYSRSMGFIPYVSTPALNEVFIHASDK; translated from the coding sequence GAAACTCTAGCGGAAATGGTTGCAGCTATGTCCACCGTTTCTGCACAATAATCCTGATCGTGATCTCTTTCTCCCTGTTCGGCAGAACTTTTGCTTTTGGCGGAAGTAATGCTGTTTCTTCTTGGGCTTGCTATTACGGTAGCGAGGACCGGACTGCCCAGCTATCCGGTTTTGATCTGCTGGTTTCTGCTCCCGGTGGGCAGGACCCGGCTTTGCTGCGTGCGAACGGGGCTAAGGTTCTGGCTTATGTAAGCCTCGGAGAGGTGGAGGAAAACGGCCCTTATTATGATGAAGCTAAAAAGCTCGGTTTGCTGGTTCGTCATAATGAAAACTGGAATTCATGGGTTGTTGATGTGCGTAGTCCAAAGTGGCGTGAACTTCTTTTCGCCCGGATAATTCCCGATGCCCTTTCCGCAGGGTATGACGGCCTCTTTTTTGATACTCTTGATTCACCTATCGATATGCAGCGTCGGGACCCTGATAAATACAAGGGTACCGAACGTTCCTGCGTGGATCTGGTCCGTACAATCAGGGAAAATTTTCCCAAACTGTTGCTCTGCCAGAATCGTGGTTTTGAGATTGTCCGGCGGACAGCCCCTTATCTCGATTATCTGCTGATCGAGGGGCTGAGCAGTTCCATGGACATTGCCACATTAACCCGCACGGATGTATCGAAAAATGATCGCGATTTCCTCATTGCTAAAGTTGAATCTGCGCTAAAGGCCAACCCGAAACTGCAGATCCTGACCCTTGATTATGTCCCGGCTGACGATGAGCAGGAGATTAAAAAGGCTTACGAATATTCCCGCAGCATGGGATTCATTCCTTACGTCAGCACTCCCGCATTAAATGAGGTGTTTATCCATGCGTCTGATAAGTAA
- a CDS encoding DUF2194 domain-containing protein translates to MRLISKFVLAALFVVLSLSLAHAAEVKRKVLVLYNGAESRTVVNNSFVEGFASPLNYLGFLYEVRDVSQRPLPSDKKMAEYGAVFTTFAENMMNNPDEYLKWLIRQQENGKQLIIAGTPGALSDYDSVNSDPVLIKKVFSNLGFSYQGNAVNDNSRLRYDHVDPEKMNFERKLPLFPQKYMQIVPNRKDVESWANVGFKGKSETSASVVGVGPRGGFAFDGYMRWQDPVDYLKRWYLNPFDFLRVCLDLKGMPAFTPTTLNGKRVAFAHIDGDGFAGYTEIDKHKVCAEIIMERIFERYDFPNSASVIAGEINPAVKGSKDNVEMARTMYEMKNVETASHSYTHPFAWSAELRESKEYKDDFVIGQYEVPGYKFDARYEIVGSCDYITENLAPAQKPCKILLWSGMCEPTESQVAIADKAGILNMNGGDTVFDARRNSYFGVSPLYKPLGSRHQIYTGQANENILTNLWNGPYFGFRNIVDTMKRTGSPRRIMPIDIYYHFYSGEKFASLKALEDVYEWALSQDTARVFASSYIKMVNGYLSAKIDKISPGHFVFRDYNDCLSVRLDGMKMVPDLAKCKNILGYDIQPEGIFVNLRPGTSKAELVLTADKNANNKIVYLKNGSGWVRNFEPTSTGVRFDFDCFSKGRFDLGGLIPDRKYKLIRGDGPALEFNSSKGGVLSVKDVLSGPMEIDLI, encoded by the coding sequence ATGCGTCTGATAAGTAAATTTGTTCTTGCTGCCTTGTTTGTTGTTCTCAGTCTGTCGTTGGCTCATGCCGCTGAGGTCAAGCGCAAGGTGCTGGTCCTATATAATGGCGCAGAAAGTAGAACGGTTGTAAATAACAGTTTTGTTGAAGGATTTGCCTCCCCCCTGAATTATCTGGGCTTTTTGTATGAAGTCCGTGATGTCTCACAGCGTCCGCTGCCTTCGGATAAAAAGATGGCTGAATACGGAGCTGTTTTTACCACATTCGCCGAAAATATGATGAATAATCCTGATGAATATTTGAAATGGCTGATCAGGCAGCAGGAGAATGGAAAACAGCTGATTATAGCCGGTACGCCGGGAGCTTTAAGCGATTATGACTCGGTCAATTCCGATCCGGTATTGATTAAGAAGGTCTTTTCCAACCTTGGATTTTCTTATCAGGGAAACGCTGTCAACGATAATTCCCGTTTGAGGTATGACCATGTTGATCCTGAAAAAATGAATTTTGAGCGCAAGCTCCCTTTGTTTCCGCAGAAATATATGCAGATTGTGCCTAACCGTAAGGATGTTGAATCGTGGGCTAATGTAGGATTCAAGGGCAAATCCGAAACCTCAGCCTCTGTAGTTGGAGTGGGGCCGCGAGGCGGCTTTGCTTTCGATGGATATATGCGCTGGCAGGACCCGGTCGATTATCTGAAACGCTGGTATTTGAATCCATTTGATTTTTTGCGTGTCTGTCTGGATCTGAAAGGGATGCCCGCATTTACTCCAACAACACTTAACGGTAAGCGGGTGGCTTTTGCCCATATCGACGGGGATGGTTTTGCCGGATATACCGAAATTGATAAGCATAAGGTCTGCGCAGAAATAATCATGGAGCGTATCTTTGAACGCTACGATTTTCCTAATTCGGCTTCAGTTATCGCCGGCGAGATCAATCCGGCGGTGAAGGGCAGTAAAGATAATGTAGAGATGGCCCGGACCATGTATGAAATGAAGAATGTCGAAACGGCTTCCCATTCCTATACGCATCCTTTCGCATGGAGCGCCGAACTTCGCGAATCCAAAGAATATAAGGATGACTTTGTCATTGGGCAGTATGAGGTTCCGGGTTACAAATTTGATGCGCGGTACGAAATTGTGGGGTCCTGTGATTATATCACCGAGAATCTTGCCCCGGCTCAGAAACCTTGCAAAATCCTGCTTTGGTCCGGAATGTGCGAGCCGACTGAAAGTCAGGTTGCCATTGCTGACAAGGCCGGAATCCTGAATATGAACGGCGGGGATACGGTATTTGATGCCCGGCGCAATTCTTATTTCGGGGTGTCTCCACTATACAAGCCGTTAGGCTCCCGTCATCAGATCTATACCGGACAGGCTAACGAAAATATTCTTACCAATCTTTGGAACGGTCCTTATTTCGGATTTAGAAATATTGTGGATACCATGAAACGAACCGGTTCTCCGCGGCGTATCATGCCCATCGATATCTACTATCATTTTTACAGCGGCGAAAAATTCGCATCGCTCAAGGCTCTTGAAGATGTTTATGAATGGGCGCTCAGTCAGGATACCGCACGGGTATTCGCTTCCTCTTATATCAAAATGGTTAACGGCTATCTTTCTGCAAAGATAGATAAAATCAGCCCCGGCCATTTTGTCTTCCGCGATTACAATGATTGCCTTTCCGTGCGGCTGGACGGAATGAAGATGGTCCCAGATCTGGCGAAATGCAAAAATATTCTTGGGTATGACATCCAGCCGGAAGGTATTTTCGTTAATCTACGGCCCGGAACTTCTAAGGCGGAATTGGTGCTCACAGCGGATAAAAATGCTAATAATAAAATAGTTTATTTGAAGAACGGGTCCGGATGGGTACGTAATTTTGAACCAACATCAACCGGGGTGCGTTTTGATTTTGATTGTTTCAGTAAGGGGCGTTTCGATCTCGGTGGTCTTATCCCGGACCGGAAATATAAACTTATTCGCGGAGACGGTCCGGCTCTTGAATTTAACAGTAGCAAGGGCGGGGTGCTCAGCGTGAAGGATGTCCTTTCCGGACCGATGGAGATTGATTTGATTTGA
- a CDS encoding tetratricopeptide repeat protein, with the protein MNIKLWRVLAFVLFITGTTVLIYPFPRDLVHLYLRSGEVSKAADLLNDLLAEDPYDLGLLKVGVEVYLQRGMPDKAISNLEEILKQKPHRIPERKKLAQVYEWTVMPHKALHEWEKLAQVEPEELEPLQRMVMYYRYFNMLPQEVDAVIRLNKLQGRKPFNSDFLQVLNKEIDRLSAEYDQNKDDPYLNFLIQRVFIVGEQFKAETDFKAETGGKVDYLQYVTYVLEYFIAVDRMDEGYLYAERMDQKTGADIESRVQMVKVLGWAGNYNRGLEIAEKLLKISPENIELLTETAWMARSAGRFDVAEDVLEKLVEVEPDNTEHQKALADVYIETGNFQKAVDLFRRLAQRVGNWLIYAHDMLRAALFSGDIRLMSEVVEETGKVDFSEPEYLRTRAELLLTLERPREAYDALRRVVDSPSATLADYQSLIDAAASTADNRLVAETVDLALKVYPDDLDLLRTAGSAWLNVGRPYKAYRAYRKVLLLEQTQQDIIDMLLAASETQDLKLAVQAAKYAEKIAPKDVKVIKQAGEIMLWLNSPKDGYPYYKKAAIMTGGNREYVMNLIQIASYTGDKALFRDAAETAIRLRPNDEQVGLLAAAVWSAAGEKKKAELLLARFAGQGAKNLGMLYKWAVFADKAGLSEEAYRIYNELYSRGYKRAEIRDDLARLAEWTERPAVAAKLYAEISDESPRDFTFAKRAAKSWADAGNYADSVIYYERALDIEPRDYELMLDLARVYGFAGKPADQIRVYKKLLAAGKLPETERVELARAYLDAREPDAALGILEPYARLNKLPRFEGFLLASALHMAGRESEASDVYKRLKKEYNDDEVFLARLGAEALFNNLKTDAYALFEAALRVNPKNRTALKGLGIILSEREQYKRSVSQFRKYLSLVPNDADTRFQLGEIYRIMGRESAAIREFKRAERILRREGRKKVDKGS; encoded by the coding sequence TTGAACATAAAGCTCTGGCGGGTACTTGCTTTCGTACTCTTCATAACCGGGACGACCGTGCTTATATATCCCTTTCCGAGGGATCTTGTCCACCTGTACCTGCGGAGCGGTGAAGTTTCCAAGGCTGCGGATCTTTTGAACGACCTACTCGCTGAAGATCCTTATGATCTTGGCCTTTTAAAGGTAGGAGTCGAGGTTTATCTACAGCGGGGAATGCCTGACAAAGCTATTTCCAACCTTGAGGAGATCCTAAAGCAGAAGCCCCACCGCATACCGGAGCGCAAAAAACTGGCGCAGGTGTATGAATGGACTGTAATGCCGCACAAGGCTCTGCATGAATGGGAAAAATTGGCACAAGTTGAACCTGAAGAACTTGAGCCTTTGCAACGCATGGTTATGTATTACCGCTATTTTAATATGTTACCGCAGGAAGTCGATGCAGTTATCAGGCTCAATAAGTTGCAAGGCAGGAAGCCTTTCAATAGTGATTTTCTGCAGGTTCTAAATAAAGAGATAGATCGGCTTAGCGCTGAATATGATCAAAACAAAGATGATCCGTATCTTAATTTCCTGATTCAGCGTGTTTTTATTGTGGGGGAACAGTTTAAGGCTGAAACCGACTTCAAGGCTGAGACAGGGGGCAAGGTCGACTATTTGCAGTATGTCACCTATGTGCTTGAATATTTTATAGCTGTGGACCGCATGGATGAAGGCTACCTGTATGCCGAGCGCATGGACCAAAAAACAGGGGCTGACATTGAAAGCAGGGTTCAGATGGTCAAGGTTTTAGGGTGGGCAGGTAACTATAACCGAGGATTGGAAATAGCGGAAAAGTTACTCAAAATCAGTCCCGAAAATATCGAGCTGCTGACTGAAACCGCATGGATGGCCCGTTCTGCCGGAAGGTTTGATGTCGCAGAGGATGTGCTGGAAAAGCTGGTTGAAGTGGAGCCGGACAATACGGAACATCAGAAGGCTTTAGCTGACGTTTATATTGAAACAGGTAATTTTCAAAAAGCTGTGGACTTGTTCCGCCGTCTTGCACAGAGAGTTGGAAACTGGTTGATATACGCGCACGATATGTTGCGTGCAGCCCTTTTCAGCGGTGATATCAGGCTTATGTCTGAAGTAGTGGAAGAAACCGGGAAGGTTGATTTTTCCGAACCGGAATATCTGCGAACCCGCGCTGAGTTATTGCTGACCCTTGAGCGTCCCCGCGAAGCTTATGATGCTTTACGCAGGGTGGTGGACTCTCCGAGCGCGACACTGGCTGATTATCAGAGTCTAATCGATGCGGCGGCATCCACTGCCGATAACCGGCTTGTTGCTGAGACGGTTGATCTGGCCCTGAAGGTTTATCCTGACGATCTCGACCTGTTGCGTACTGCCGGATCCGCGTGGCTCAACGTTGGAAGGCCTTATAAGGCTTACCGTGCTTACCGGAAAGTGCTGCTGCTGGAGCAGACTCAGCAGGATATTATCGATATGCTGCTGGCTGCGTCCGAGACTCAGGATTTGAAGCTGGCGGTGCAGGCGGCTAAGTACGCTGAGAAGATTGCTCCCAAGGATGTAAAAGTCATCAAACAGGCCGGGGAAATCATGCTCTGGCTTAATTCACCTAAAGACGGCTATCCATACTATAAAAAGGCCGCGATTATGACCGGCGGCAATCGCGAATACGTAATGAATCTTATCCAGATAGCTTCCTATACCGGCGATAAGGCTTTATTCCGGGACGCTGCAGAGACGGCTATCCGGTTGCGGCCAAATGATGAACAGGTGGGACTGCTGGCCGCTGCTGTTTGGTCTGCCGCCGGGGAAAAGAAAAAAGCCGAACTGCTGCTTGCCCGTTTTGCGGGGCAGGGCGCAAAGAATCTGGGCATGCTGTATAAGTGGGCGGTCTTTGCGGATAAGGCCGGATTGAGTGAAGAAGCCTACCGTATCTATAATGAACTTTATTCGCGGGGATACAAGCGCGCTGAAATCAGAGATGATCTGGCAAGGCTGGCAGAGTGGACAGAACGTCCGGCTGTGGCTGCAAAGTTATACGCTGAAATTTCTGATGAATCTCCACGCGATTTCACTTTTGCCAAACGGGCTGCCAAATCATGGGCCGATGCCGGTAATTACGCGGATTCTGTAATCTATTACGAGCGGGCCTTGGACATTGAGCCTCGTGATTATGAGTTGATGCTCGATCTGGCAAGGGTTTACGGTTTTGCCGGGAAGCCTGCGGACCAGATCAGGGTCTATAAGAAATTGCTGGCTGCCGGTAAATTGCCGGAAACCGAACGGGTAGAGCTGGCACGGGCCTATCTTGACGCCCGGGAACCCGATGCGGCGCTGGGAATTCTGGAGCCGTATGCCCGCTTGAATAAACTGCCCCGGTTTGAAGGATTTCTGCTGGCTTCGGCTTTACACATGGCCGGACGCGAAAGCGAGGCCTCAGATGTTTATAAAAGGTTGAAAAAAGAGTATAATGACGACGAAGTGTTTCTGGCTCGTCTGGGCGCGGAGGCGTTGTTCAATAATTTAAAAACCGATGCGTATGCTCTTTTTGAAGCGGCTTTGAGGGTTAATCCTAAAAACCGCACAGCTCTTAAAGGATTGGGAATAATTTTAAGTGAGCGGGAGCAGTATAAAAGGTCTGTCTCCCAGTTTCGTAAATATTTGAGTCTGGTACCTAATGATGCGGATACACGTTTTCAACTGGGTGAAATATACAGGATCATGGGTCGTGAAAGCGCCGCAATCCGTGAGTTCAAACGTGCAGAGCGTATTCTCCGTCGTGAAGGGCGGAAAAAAGTGGATAAAGGAAGTTGA
- a CDS encoding tetratricopeptide repeat protein, which translates to MKKAVAVLLLFVTVLLPVICATPLLAEDGAAVSVAEKSERIWTVRISSFKQADSAWDFMSYLKGEGYNPAMVYLYDGQGQGWRVIQLGDYPTRSQARAAGRLFKKKTGLDYLIRSMSVALLEERTLESLRSPLPVRKSAETGASNASGNSPALKKKLIGAPESLFYELDQRDVLLAADERQQNLILARIMIRRGYVEDGLRLYEKMLRSTPGDADLREEYIGALIDNGELAKSTSMIQEWLRRDPRSPAALRLVARLRLLSDDYPTRVKTIDYLLRLRPGDIDTISSKAYSAQQGGDWLGAVESFSELIDAEPDNYEARQALSEILMDRRPKLEQISSVSLQSDESITTTFGSRFSMQLTDLIRGEFYYANTRIYRPQQDGIEKINKDVNQAEILLKKDFNRVFTGIVGIGAHEGTSDGISAALGFDWRIHDSGSFSAMIDYDNPWLDEPSAANYEGRYSQISLTYDGFYDDTWGLYLNGQLREYQLESDRNYGAKGIYNIILTRRLLADPDLYVSYSFYRSFFKYDDDNYKPFEVVENESIHTFSTSFSKSISENIVFQASGGIRMDEFKNSPSYFGGPSLAFNLGRFKLNFDYEYSSDSGLAGGGETQFVSGGIGYVF; encoded by the coding sequence TTGAAAAAAGCAGTAGCAGTACTTTTACTTTTCGTGACGGTTTTACTGCCGGTCATATGCGCAACTCCGCTTTTGGCGGAGGATGGCGCAGCTGTATCCGTTGCGGAAAAGAGTGAACGTATCTGGACTGTCCGGATCAGCTCTTTCAAACAGGCTGACTCAGCCTGGGATTTTATGTCCTACTTAAAGGGCGAAGGCTACAATCCTGCCATGGTTTACCTTTATGATGGACAGGGTCAGGGCTGGCGGGTGATACAGCTCGGTGATTATCCTACCCGGAGTCAGGCCCGTGCAGCCGGGCGTCTTTTCAAGAAGAAAACCGGACTTGATTATCTGATCCGGTCCATGTCCGTTGCCCTGCTTGAAGAGCGTACCCTTGAGTCTCTCAGAAGCCCGCTTCCCGTGAGAAAGAGCGCCGAAACAGGGGCATCTAACGCTTCCGGCAATTCCCCGGCACTAAAGAAGAAGCTGATCGGCGCACCGGAGTCCCTGTTTTATGAGCTTGATCAGCGCGATGTGTTGCTGGCTGCGGATGAAAGACAACAGAACCTGATCCTTGCCCGGATAATGATCCGTAGAGGATATGTGGAAGACGGTTTGCGTCTTTATGAAAAGATGCTGCGTAGTACCCCAGGTGATGCCGACCTGCGCGAGGAATATATAGGCGCACTTATCGATAATGGTGAGCTTGCGAAATCAACCTCCATGATTCAGGAATGGCTACGTCGTGATCCCCGGTCCCCGGCCGCTTTGCGACTGGTGGCCCGGCTGCGTTTATTATCAGATGATTACCCCACGCGGGTGAAAACTATTGATTATCTCTTGCGGTTGCGGCCCGGCGATATTGATACGATTTCCAGCAAAGCGTACAGCGCTCAGCAGGGCGGAGATTGGCTGGGAGCCGTTGAAAGTTTTTCCGAACTAATTGACGCCGAACCGGATAATTACGAAGCCCGGCAGGCACTCTCCGAAATACTTATGGATCGCAGGCCGAAACTGGAGCAGATCTCCAGCGTATCCCTGCAATCTGATGAATCCATAACCACCACTTTCGGCAGTCGTTTTTCCATGCAGCTTACTGACTTGATCAGAGGGGAATTCTACTACGCCAATACCCGCATCTACCGTCCTCAGCAGGATGGAATTGAGAAGATCAACAAGGATGTGAATCAGGCTGAAATTTTATTGAAGAAAGATTTTAATCGAGTCTTTACCGGGATTGTCGGCATCGGAGCTCACGAAGGAACTTCCGACGGTATTTCAGCTGCGCTTGGCTTTGATTGGCGTATTCATGATTCCGGTAGCTTTTCCGCCATGATAGATTACGATAATCCATGGCTGGATGAACCTTCAGCCGCCAACTATGAGGGCAGATACAGCCAGATTTCCCTTACTTATGACGGATTTTATGATGATACGTGGGGACTTTATTTGAACGGTCAATTGCGGGAGTACCAGCTTGAATCAGACCGCAATTATGGAGCTAAAGGGATATATAACATAATTTTGACCCGCAGGCTTCTAGCTGATCCTGATTTGTACGTGTCTTATTCTTTTTACCGCTCCTTTTTCAAGTATGACGATGATAATTATAAGCCGTTTGAAGTGGTGGAGAATGAGAGCATTCATACTTTCAGCACCAGTTTCAGCAAGTCCATTTCCGAAAACATCGTTTTTCAGGCCTCCGGCGGGATCAGGATGGATGAGTTCAAGAATAGCCCCAGTTACTTCGGCGGGCCTTCGCTGGCCTTTAATCTGGGACGCTTTAAATTGAATTTCGATTATGAGTATAGCAGTGATTCTGGCCTTGCCGGAGGTGGGGAAACCCAGTTCGTAAGCGGGGGGATCGGGTATGTTTTCTAA
- a CDS encoding GAF domain-containing protein, producing the protein MFKIISPSKKFKLSKYYEVLLGLIAITAINFLFYRHDPGFVSLSPHPYWIVILLTSTRYGFSGGFFAGLVSGMIYVIFKSLSIPDVEVADFRTLAIWAKPILFLLVGVVLGEMRQLHIREYDAVCEERDTYHDAFDKVKTKYDILSEAKQELDSKIISQESTLGTLYEAAQGLRTLSIDSIYPAVLEILREFMDVEDCSIYLFDGTEFKIDTALRHSKSFVADTVPLGESLMSIAAEKKKAVSIRDIASTESMPSGIVISAPILADNHSHVIGMLNVEKMPFLKFTSDSVRVAGLVADWCGSSVENATVFAETKDKLIADEITDAYTYDYFLRRLREEFVRARRYELDLSLIMLEFPGLSNASDEGRDEVLMAFSMILKNQIREIDILFMSDEPGAFYMILPTTPAAGARVVVNNLLSSFRALSVMAFETDQNLVELRAGVAGYSLEMEEATELVDRVKEDLVSVLFAE; encoded by the coding sequence ATGTTTAAAATTATTTCACCATCAAAAAAATTCAAGCTTTCAAAATATTATGAAGTCCTGCTCGGCCTCATCGCTATAACCGCGATAAATTTTCTATTTTACCGGCATGATCCGGGCTTTGTCTCGCTCTCCCCGCATCCTTACTGGATTGTTATTCTACTTACCTCTACCCGGTACGGGTTTTCGGGTGGTTTCTTTGCCGGGCTTGTGTCCGGGATGATTTATGTTATTTTCAAAAGCTTATCCATCCCTGATGTTGAGGTGGCTGATTTTAGGACACTTGCCATCTGGGCCAAGCCTATTCTTTTTTTGCTGGTCGGTGTCGTGCTTGGCGAGATGCGTCAATTGCATATCCGTGAATACGATGCTGTCTGTGAAGAGAGGGATACCTATCACGATGCTTTCGATAAAGTAAAAACCAAGTACGATATACTCAGTGAAGCTAAGCAGGAACTGGACAGTAAAATTATTTCTCAGGAGAGCACACTGGGAACTCTCTATGAAGCGGCGCAGGGATTGCGTACTTTAAGCATAGACAGCATTTATCCTGCGGTGTTGGAGATTCTTCGTGAATTTATGGATGTTGAGGATTGCTCGATCTATTTATTTGACGGCACTGAGTTTAAAATTGATACGGCTTTGCGGCACAGCAAAAGTTTTGTTGCCGATACGGTTCCTCTTGGGGAAAGTCTGATGAGCATCGCCGCAGAGAAGAAAAAAGCTGTATCCATTCGCGATATAGCAAGTACCGAGAGTATGCCCAGCGGTATTGTTATTTCCGCACCTATCTTAGCAGATAACCATTCTCACGTGATAGGTATGCTTAACGTTGAGAAAATGCCTTTTTTGAAATTCACCAGCGATTCCGTGCGGGTGGCCGGTCTGGTTGCGGACTGGTGCGGCAGTAGTGTTGAGAACGCCACTGTTTTTGCCGAGACTAAGGATAAACTTATCGCCGATGAAATAACCGATGCGTACACTTATGATTATTTCTTGCGCAGGTTGCGTGAAGAATTTGTACGGGCACGGCGTTACGAATTGGATCTTTCCCTGATTATGCTCGAATTTCCCGGTCTTTCCAATGCTTCGGACGAAGGGCGTGATGAAGTGCTGATGGCTTTCAGTATGATTCTCAAGAATCAGATACGTGAAATAGATATCCTTTTTATGAGTGACGAACCGGGAGCTTTTTACATGATACTTCCGACTACTCCCGCTGCCGGTGCGCGGGTTGTGGTTAATAATCTGCTGAGTTCTTTCCGGGCGCTCAGTGTAATGGCTTTTGAGACTGATCAGAATCTTGTCGAACTCCGGGCCGGGGTGGCCGGATATTCCCTGGAGATGGAGGAAGCCACTGAATTGGTCGATAGGGTTAAAGAGGATCTGGTAAGTGTTCTTTTTGCGGAATAA
- a CDS encoding HEAT repeat domain-containing protein — MFFLRNKVIRRARVLLLGAFAASYLFEGTALWFFLNRGGVFWYIYAAIAAHLISSLSFLIFTTPKPRALPGIAFYYPRLAALFTLFMPVIGLIGISGTLLAARVLMRSRGLAEEYKEKAYEGKDMEVDLPTDITEFLYDEIDVHPIADILSGDDMEMKRGAVNLLRRIGSAEAVNLLRKSLSDENAEVRFYAHTALTRLEEDYADAVDKARFRAERYDSAQAHAELASTYRNYARSGLPEVNMQESSMALACEHWRKAVERDQENKEYLLRLAESYAESKSFAEALHIYRETLNDPELELESRLGICMVFFEMGNFIALFEEVEKLRARPKLEAHDPFRKLIYTFWLENTSADEEQAPENFDEVGSEFA, encoded by the coding sequence GTGTTCTTTTTGCGGAATAAAGTAATCAGAAGGGCGCGGGTGCTCCTGCTGGGGGCTTTTGCCGCTTCCTATCTGTTCGAGGGGACAGCGCTCTGGTTCTTCCTGAACCGGGGGGGCGTCTTCTGGTATATTTATGCCGCTATTGCAGCTCATTTGATTTCCAGCCTGTCCTTTCTGATATTTACCACTCCCAAGCCTAGAGCTCTGCCGGGTATAGCTTTTTATTATCCCCGCCTTGCGGCTCTGTTTACGCTTTTCATGCCCGTGATCGGGCTGATCGGTATTTCCGGAACTCTCCTTGCGGCAAGGGTGCTTATGCGCAGTCGTGGGCTTGCGGAGGAATATAAAGAAAAAGCCTATGAAGGAAAGGATATGGAAGTGGATTTACCCACGGATATAACCGAATTCCTTTACGATGAAATTGATGTGCATCCCATTGCCGACATTTTGTCCGGTGATGATATGGAGATGAAGCGCGGGGCGGTTAATCTGCTGCGCCGTATCGGTTCCGCCGAGGCTGTTAATTTATTGCGAAAAAGCCTTTCCGATGAAAATGCCGAGGTCCGTTTTTACGCCCACACCGCACTCACCCGTCTCGAAGAAGACTACGCCGACGCAGTGGATAAGGCCCGTTTCAGGGCGGAGAGGTATGACAGTGCTCAGGCACATGCCGAGCTGGCCTCTACCTATAGGAATTATGCCAGAAGCGGTTTGCCGGAAGTTAATATGCAGGAGAGTTCCATGGCTCTTGCTTGTGAACACTGGCGTAAGGCAGTTGAACGGGATCAGGAAAATAAAGAATACCTCCTGCGCCTTGCAGAGTCATACGCGGAAAGTAAATCGTTTGCCGAAGCGTTGCACATCTACCGAGAGACTTTGAATGACCCCGAGCTTGAGCTTGAATCACGACTGGGGATATGCATGGTGTTTTTTGAGATGGGCAATTTCATTGCTCTTTTTGAAGAAGTTGAGAAATTGCGGGCCCGTCCGAAATTGGAAGCTCATGATCCTTTCAGAAAATTGATTTATACTTTCTGGCTTGAAAATACTTCCGCTGATGAAGAGCAGGCACCAGAAAACTTTGACGAGGTGGGCAGTGAGTTCGCATAA